From Micromonospora auratinigra:
GAAGGGGTTGGCGACCACCGGGTGCCCGGCACCCCGGCGCCTTCGCCCTGTCGATCCTCGGCGCGGTGCTGCTGCTCCTGGGGCTCACGGTGCTCGACTCGGTGCTGCTGGCCGTGCTCGGCGCGGTGCTGACGGTCGCGGGCTGGCTGGTGGCGCGTCGGTCGAGTTGACGGCTTCGTCAACCAGTGGTTGACGTTCGCTCATGCGTCAACCTATGGTTGACGCATGAGCGAAGAACCCGTCAAGATGACCCACCCGGTACGCCTCGACGACCTCATCGAGGGGATCAAGAAGGCGCGTCCCGACGCGCTCGACCAGCTCGCCGACGCGGTCCTGATCGCCGACCACCTCGGCGACGTCGCCGACCACCTGATCGGCCACTTCGTGGACCAGGCCCGCCGCTCGGGGGCCTCCTGGACCGAGATCGGCCGCAGCATGGGGGTGAGCAAGCAGGCCGCCCAGAAGCGCTCGGCCGCCAAGGCGGAGACGGCGGCGGCGCTCGACCCCAACGCGGGGTTCGCCCGGTTCACCCCGCGCGCCCGCCACGTGGTGCTGGCCTCGCAGGAGGAGGCGCGGGCGGCCGGCAACGCCGAGATCGGTGCCGGACACCTCGCCCTCGGGCTGCTCGCCGACCCGCAGGCGCTCGCCGCCCAGGTGATCGTGGCTCGGGGCGTACCCCTGGAGCGGTTCCGGGAGGCGGTGACCGCGACCCTGCCGGCGAAGGCCGAGCAAGTCCCGGACCTGATCCCCTACGACGCGCGCGGCAAGAAGGCCCTGGAACTCACCTTCCGCGAGGCGCTGCGGCTCGGCCACAACTACGTCGGCACCGAGCACATCCTGCTCGCGCTGATCGAGGAGGAGGGCGGCGACGGGCCGCTGGCCGGCCTCGGGCTGGACAAGGCCGGCACGGAGGCCGAGGTCGCCTCGGCGCTGGCCGAGGTCGCCCGGAAGATGTCGGCCTGACCGCCGATCGGGGACGCGCCACGGGGGTGCGTGCCCGATCGGCGTTCAGGGATCAGTCGGCGGTGGGGAAACCGTA
This genomic window contains:
- a CDS encoding Clp protease N-terminal domain-containing protein encodes the protein MSEEPVKMTHPVRLDDLIEGIKKARPDALDQLADAVLIADHLGDVADHLIGHFVDQARRSGASWTEIGRSMGVSKQAAQKRSAAKAETAAALDPNAGFARFTPRARHVVLASQEEARAAGNAEIGAGHLALGLLADPQALAAQVIVARGVPLERFREAVTATLPAKAEQVPDLIPYDARGKKALELTFREALRLGHNYVGTEHILLALIEEEGGDGPLAGLGLDKAGTEAEVASALAEVARKMSA